From Microbacterium sp. LWH11-1.2, one genomic window encodes:
- a CDS encoding glycosyl hydrolase, which translates to MTSLDDHRDALAHPPIEYRPELRWWLAEGLHTDATLRDEIDTAHRLGFGGMEFLAMDEGDIDHARYGWGSEEWVHDSAIVVAETTARNMSVSFTSGTNWSNANLPTIDPDHPAAAKELNVEVEEVGPGARRQGALPRVDLNAERRGSNLPGHRVAPREQHLVAVVAAPALTDDGAAIDAGAIVDLTAQVEGETLDWTAPDTRDWRLFVFWSHGTGQTASPSASVNYTVNYLDRAGVDAVIDYWRDVVLTDELKADIAKNPRAQMYMDSLELTLWGAGGMFWGDTVADEFRTRRGYDIAPWLPFLIRQTGMFVATTVYTYEPDEAHRVDVEKVRFDYVRTLTDLYIDNMLRPFADFLHENGLLLRAEISYGLPFELTRPGVAVDGIETESLEFASQIDAYRMLAGPAHLFGKQYSSETGATTRNHMLDHRFYDQIINTQLAAGITKTVLHGWASRAGGEHVTEWPGHEGMWPLFSERFDTRQPGSEFYPQWNEAIGRFQYLLRQGRPRIDVGILRTDHFIDNLLGIAAVDADGNRVVDEDAYGRLWMRNRENQWWQDLGMQDAGWTYEFFDGSLLAHPEVRFDGEVVQPEGPGYQALIIYQEALDPDVARLLREWARNGLKLLIVNATREVKVQMERTFTVTERAAVRTPGLDGRDAELATTLAELRALPNVAEVSEPSGTIGALRELGVIGRAEFAEDDPNILTYLREDGDLLHLYVYHFLYETGTTTEVELRVPGEGVVHRIDAWSGDIHPHSGVAHVDGRTRISLSLAPGETALFTIDRSAPASGSAPVEPTEVAELANWSIVVESWDAGENELIVEDRGLGYETREVLPHTAVTRLPVPGSALQPWTRLEGVGAAVSGIATYTTTVRVEEVDAASRRYLLDLGSTNGGLGSVVVGGGVARGFDTSRPVVDITGDLVVGENTVVVRVSSSLNNRLIARGYYDQLADIALRALGLEGYQTTRVREHGLVGPVRLVSLPRQV; encoded by the coding sequence ATGACATCGCTCGACGACCACCGTGACGCTCTCGCGCATCCCCCGATCGAGTACCGTCCGGAGCTGCGCTGGTGGCTGGCCGAAGGCCTGCACACCGACGCCACGCTGCGCGACGAGATCGACACCGCGCACCGTCTCGGCTTCGGCGGGATGGAGTTCCTCGCCATGGACGAGGGCGACATCGACCACGCTCGTTACGGCTGGGGCTCGGAGGAATGGGTGCACGACTCCGCCATCGTGGTGGCCGAGACGACCGCACGGAACATGTCGGTGAGCTTCACCTCCGGCACGAACTGGTCGAACGCGAACCTGCCCACCATCGATCCCGATCACCCCGCAGCCGCCAAGGAGCTCAACGTCGAGGTCGAGGAGGTCGGCCCCGGCGCCCGCCGCCAGGGCGCACTCCCCCGCGTCGACCTGAACGCGGAGCGCCGCGGGTCGAACCTCCCCGGGCACCGCGTGGCGCCGCGCGAGCAGCACCTGGTCGCGGTCGTCGCCGCACCCGCGCTCACCGACGACGGCGCCGCGATCGACGCCGGCGCGATCGTCGATCTCACCGCGCAGGTCGAGGGCGAGACGCTCGACTGGACCGCTCCGGATACCCGCGACTGGCGCCTCTTCGTGTTCTGGTCGCACGGCACCGGGCAGACCGCGTCGCCCTCGGCATCCGTCAACTACACCGTGAACTACCTCGACCGCGCCGGCGTCGACGCGGTCATCGACTACTGGCGCGATGTCGTGCTCACCGACGAGCTGAAGGCCGACATCGCGAAGAACCCGCGCGCGCAGATGTACATGGACTCGCTCGAGCTCACCCTCTGGGGAGCGGGCGGCATGTTCTGGGGAGACACGGTCGCCGACGAGTTCCGCACCCGCCGCGGCTACGACATCGCGCCCTGGCTGCCGTTCCTCATCCGGCAGACGGGGATGTTCGTCGCGACCACGGTCTACACGTATGAGCCCGACGAGGCGCACCGTGTCGACGTCGAGAAGGTGCGCTTCGACTACGTGCGCACGCTGACCGACCTGTACATCGACAACATGCTGCGCCCTTTCGCGGACTTCCTGCACGAGAACGGACTGCTGCTGCGCGCCGAGATCAGCTACGGGCTGCCGTTCGAGCTCACGCGACCCGGCGTCGCGGTGGACGGCATCGAGACCGAGTCGCTCGAGTTCGCCTCGCAGATCGACGCGTACCGGATGCTGGCCGGCCCCGCGCACCTGTTCGGCAAGCAGTACTCGTCCGAGACCGGCGCCACCACCCGCAACCACATGCTCGACCACCGGTTCTACGATCAGATCATCAACACGCAGCTCGCCGCGGGTATCACCAAGACCGTGCTGCACGGATGGGCGAGTCGCGCGGGCGGCGAGCACGTCACGGAGTGGCCGGGCCACGAGGGCATGTGGCCGCTGTTCTCGGAGCGCTTCGACACGCGTCAGCCAGGCAGCGAGTTCTACCCCCAGTGGAACGAGGCGATCGGGCGCTTCCAGTACCTGCTGCGGCAGGGCCGGCCGCGCATCGACGTCGGCATCCTCCGCACCGACCACTTCATCGACAATCTGCTCGGCATCGCGGCCGTCGATGCCGACGGCAACCGTGTCGTCGACGAGGATGCCTACGGCCGACTCTGGATGCGCAACCGCGAGAACCAGTGGTGGCAGGACCTCGGGATGCAGGATGCCGGATGGACCTACGAGTTCTTCGACGGCTCGCTGCTCGCGCATCCGGAGGTCCGCTTCGACGGCGAGGTCGTGCAGCCCGAGGGCCCGGGGTACCAGGCGCTCATCATCTACCAGGAGGCGCTCGACCCCGATGTCGCCCGGCTCCTTCGGGAGTGGGCCCGGAACGGACTGAAGCTGCTCATCGTGAACGCCACGCGCGAGGTGAAGGTGCAGATGGAGCGCACCTTCACCGTCACCGAGCGTGCGGCCGTGCGCACCCCCGGTCTCGACGGCCGCGATGCCGAGCTGGCCACCACCCTCGCCGAGCTGCGCGCGCTGCCGAACGTCGCAGAGGTCTCGGAGCCCTCGGGCACCATCGGGGCACTGCGAGAGCTGGGCGTCATCGGTCGTGCCGAGTTCGCCGAGGACGATCCGAACATCCTCACCTACCTCCGCGAGGACGGCGATCTGCTGCACCTGTACGTCTACCACTTCCTCTACGAGACCGGCACGACGACCGAGGTCGAACTCCGGGTACCCGGCGAGGGAGTCGTGCACCGGATCGACGCCTGGTCGGGCGACATCCATCCGCACTCCGGCGTCGCGCACGTCGACGGCCGCACGCGGATCTCGCTCTCCCTCGCCCCCGGCGAGACGGCCCTGTTCACGATCGACCGATCCGCCCCCGCATCCGGGAGCGCTCCGGTCGAGCCCACCGAGGTGGCCGAGCTCGCGAACTGGTCCATCGTGGTGGAGAGCTGGGATGCCGGCGAGAACGAGCTCATCGTGGAGGACCGCGGACTCGGCTACGAGACGCGGGAGGTGCTTCCGCACACAGCCGTGACGCGCCTGCCGGTCCCCGGATCCGCCCTGCAACCCTGGACCCGGCTGGAGGGCGTCGGCGCCGCGGTCTCGGGGATCGCGACCTACACGACGACGGTGCGGGTGGAGGAAGTGGATGCCGCGAGCCGGCGGTACCTGCTCGATCTGGGCTCGACGAACGGCGGACTCGGCTCCGTCGTCGTCGGCGGCGGGGTCGCGCGCGGCTTCGACACCTCCCGTCCTGTCGTCGACATCACCGGTGACCTCGTCGTCGGTGAGAACACGGTCGTGGTGCGCGTGTCCAGCTCGTTGAACAACCGCCTCATCGCCCGCGGGTACTACGACCAGCTCGCGGACATCGCCCTGCGCGCACTCGGCCTGGAGGGTTACCAGACCACGCGCGTGCGCGAGCACGGCCTGGTCGGGCCGGTCCGCCTGGTGTCGCTTCCTCGCCAGGTGTGA
- a CDS encoding NAD(P)/FAD-dependent oxidoreductase: protein MPEFKDHYDVAVIGAGPAGTAAALRASELGATVVVLEAGRTGGTCVNTGCVPTRVLAKTARLLRESRHADDYGVRVGAPEIDWAISVARVHERVDRVRSIKREAARFAAAGADLIHEGRARFADDHTLVLDSGRRLTADSILICVGGHSKRLPVPGAELATVPEDVLSLPALPRRVAVIGAGNTGAQLVTVFSSFGSEVTLLDAAPRVLMASDAAIAATVEAAFSEQGIDVRTGIETVTRLERADDDAIRLVWGEAGEERSSIFDAVIMATGWPADVEDLGLENAGIEIARSAIPADRYFRTVVPHIFAVGDANGRDMLVQAAQFEGEAAAENAVLGANRRTPHHLLPAGGFTDPDYAGVGLTEDQARERDTDCVVVSVPYASLERAVIDDREIGFLKLIADRRRQLILGAHAVGENAIEVIQSVTTAMAAGVDVSTLAGVRFAYPTYSAIIGLAARAVLAEPGSPRE, encoded by the coding sequence ATGCCTGAGTTCAAGGATCATTACGACGTCGCCGTGATCGGAGCGGGGCCTGCCGGCACGGCCGCCGCGCTGCGCGCATCCGAACTGGGTGCGACCGTGGTCGTGCTCGAGGCCGGACGCACCGGCGGAACCTGCGTCAATACCGGGTGCGTTCCGACCCGCGTGCTGGCAAAGACCGCGCGGCTTCTCCGCGAGTCCCGTCACGCCGACGACTACGGGGTGCGCGTCGGTGCCCCGGAGATCGACTGGGCCATCTCGGTCGCGCGCGTGCACGAACGTGTCGACCGGGTGCGATCGATCAAGCGGGAGGCGGCGCGCTTCGCGGCGGCCGGCGCCGACCTGATCCACGAGGGGCGAGCGCGCTTCGCCGACGACCACACGCTCGTGCTGGACAGCGGCCGACGTCTCACGGCTGATTCGATCCTCATCTGCGTCGGCGGTCACTCGAAGCGGCTGCCGGTCCCCGGGGCCGAGCTCGCCACGGTCCCCGAAGACGTGCTGTCGCTCCCGGCCCTGCCCCGCCGGGTCGCGGTGATCGGGGCGGGGAACACGGGCGCGCAGCTCGTCACCGTCTTCTCGTCCTTCGGCTCCGAGGTCACGCTCCTCGACGCCGCACCGCGGGTGCTGATGGCGTCGGATGCCGCGATCGCCGCGACCGTCGAGGCGGCGTTCTCCGAACAGGGCATCGATGTGCGCACCGGGATCGAGACCGTCACCCGTCTCGAGCGCGCGGACGACGACGCGATCCGGCTCGTGTGGGGCGAGGCGGGCGAGGAGCGCTCGTCGATCTTCGACGCGGTCATCATGGCGACGGGCTGGCCGGCCGACGTCGAGGATCTCGGCCTGGAGAACGCGGGGATCGAGATCGCGCGCTCCGCGATCCCCGCGGACCGGTACTTCCGCACCGTCGTGCCGCACATCTTCGCGGTCGGCGACGCGAACGGGCGGGACATGCTGGTGCAGGCCGCGCAGTTCGAGGGCGAGGCTGCGGCGGAGAACGCCGTGCTGGGTGCCAACCGTCGCACCCCCCACCATCTGCTCCCGGCCGGCGGGTTCACCGATCCCGACTACGCGGGAGTGGGGCTCACCGAGGATCAGGCGCGCGAGCGAGACACCGACTGCGTCGTCGTCTCGGTGCCGTATGCGAGCCTCGAGCGCGCGGTGATCGACGACCGGGAGATCGGCTTCCTGAAGCTCATCGCCGATCGACGCCGCCAGCTCATCCTCGGCGCCCATGCGGTGGGGGAGAACGCGATCGAGGTCATCCAGTCGGTCACGACGGCGATGGCTGCCGGGGTGGATGTGTCGACGCTCGCGGGTGTGCGGTTCGCCTATCCGACCTACAGCGCGATCATCGGACTCGCGGCCCGGGCTGTGCTCGCGGAGCCGGGATCCCCTCGCGAGTAG